The window ATTTGACAAAAACATAAATACTATTATATTAGTACTATCTGATTAAAACTAAATTATTAGTATATAAGATAGTATGAAAAAATCACTCACCCCTCTGGGAGAAACCGAAATGGAAGTACTTAATCACGTGTGGGATTTGGGCGAAGCCACAGTCAAGCAAGTGCGCAAACGCATCCTAAAAGAACGCGATGTTGCCTACACAACAATCATGACGGTTATGAAAAACCTGGCCGACAAAGGATTTCTTAAATATAGAAAAGACGGCGTAACCTATGTTTACAGTTCCGCTCAAAAACCGGAATCCGTACGTTCGAATATCATTAC of the Fodinibius sp. Rm-B-1B1-1 genome contains:
- a CDS encoding BlaI/MecI/CopY family transcriptional regulator, producing the protein MKKSLTPLGETEMEVLNHVWDLGEATVKQVRKRILKERDVAYTTIMTVMKNLADKGFLKYRKDGVTYVYSSAQKPESVRSNIITNLMKKAFKGSPKELVQALVNSDDLNSEDLAEIKNLIDQMEDNQ